From the Magnetococcales bacterium genome, one window contains:
- the nirJ gene encoding heme d1 biosynthesis radical SAM protein NirJ, producing MFRLTQLLNRLINPRAPLGRPPPRGGPVVVWNLIRRCNLDCRHCYSASSDRDFEGELSTEECFGVLEDMKRFGVPAVILSGGEPLLRPDLFDIAKKAKELGFYLGLSSNGTVMDPATADRIADAGFNYVGVSLDGLEAHHDHIRGRTGAFQEALTGIRNCRKVGVRVGLRFTLTRDNGEDLGKILDLMTAESLNRIYLSHWNYAGRGRANRLEDAAHQMTRRAMTHLFETTLDDIENGRDREFVTGNNDADGVFFLQWLREKKPALADKAEAALIRWGGNASGVGIANIDNRGGVHPDIFWWNHHLGNVQERPFSEIWSDESDALLAGLRQRPRPVTGRCGSCRYLNICGGNTRVRAFQVTGDPWSEDPGCYLTDEEIS from the coding sequence ATGTTTCGTTTGACACAACTGCTCAACCGGCTGATAAATCCCCGGGCACCTCTGGGTCGCCCACCACCGCGCGGGGGGCCGGTGGTGGTGTGGAACCTCATCCGCCGCTGCAATCTCGACTGCCGCCACTGCTATTCCGCCTCCTCGGATCGGGATTTTGAGGGGGAGCTTTCCACCGAAGAGTGCTTTGGGGTTTTGGAGGATATGAAGCGCTTTGGGGTGCCGGCGGTAATTCTCTCCGGGGGGGAGCCTCTGCTGCGCCCGGATCTATTCGATATCGCCAAAAAAGCCAAGGAGCTGGGCTTTTATCTGGGGCTCTCCAGCAACGGCACGGTGATGGATCCCGCCACCGCAGATCGCATTGCCGATGCGGGCTTTAATTATGTGGGGGTGAGCCTTGATGGTCTGGAAGCCCACCACGACCATATTCGGGGACGAACAGGTGCCTTTCAGGAGGCGTTGACCGGCATCCGCAACTGCCGAAAGGTGGGGGTACGGGTGGGATTGCGTTTTACCCTCACCCGGGATAACGGCGAAGATCTGGGAAAAATTCTCGACTTGATGACGGCTGAATCCTTAAACCGGATCTATCTCTCCCACTGGAACTATGCGGGTCGGGGCAGAGCCAATCGCTTGGAGGATGCGGCCCATCAGATGACCCGCCGCGCCATGACCCACCTGTTCGAAACCACCTTGGATGACATCGAAAATGGCCGTGACCGGGAGTTTGTCACCGGCAACAACGATGCCGATGGGGTATTTTTCCTCCAGTGGCTGCGGGAAAAAAAACCGGCGCTTGCTGATAAGGCCGAAGCAGCCCTCATTCGCTGGGGAGGCAACGCTTCGGGGGTGGGGATTGCCAACATCGACAATCGTGGCGGTGTGCATCCCGATATTTTTTGGTGGAACCACCATCTGGGCAACGTACAGGAAAGACCCTTTTCGGAGATTTGGTCCGATGAGTCCGACGCTCTGCTGGCAGGCCTGCGTCAACGACCCAGACCGGTAACGGGACGGTGTGGCAGCTGTCGATATCTCAATATATGTGGTGGTAACACCCGGGTGCGGGCCTTCCAGGTGACGGGAGATCCCTGGAGCGAGGATCCGGGCTGCTATCTTACGGACGAAGAGATCTCCTGA
- a CDS encoding Lrp/AsnC family transcriptional regulator, translated as MDPLSRRIINGLQTGFPLTLTPFAQAGANLDLTEESLIQTIQKLLEEGLLSRFGPLYNAERMGGGLTLAALAVPADRDFEQVAEVVNAFPQVAHNYARDHTLNMWFVVATETPIELTNTLAEIENRTGLAVFNLPKLTEYRLGFQVGLDEQGGIDTVPLPERPPAKNPGLPDEIDLKIIRATQGGLPLVVDPYHQIARTIGMEVEALIERLKGMLEKTWIRRIGVVPNHYRLGLKANGMSVWILPEERIDALGKQIGALGFVSHCYRRPQRLPEWPYNLFVMVHGQEREVVTARVEEISTLLGAHDRGHQILYSSRILKKTGLRFG; from the coding sequence TTGGATCCTCTCTCCCGCCGGATCATCAATGGCCTGCAAACCGGCTTTCCCCTCACGCTGACCCCCTTTGCCCAGGCCGGGGCCAACTTGGATCTGACGGAAGAGAGTCTGATTCAAACCATTCAAAAACTCCTCGAAGAGGGGCTGCTCTCCCGTTTTGGTCCTCTCTACAATGCCGAACGCATGGGAGGTGGCCTGACTCTGGCAGCTCTCGCGGTGCCTGCTGACCGGGATTTTGAGCAGGTCGCAGAAGTGGTCAATGCCTTCCCCCAGGTGGCCCACAACTATGCCCGGGATCACACTCTGAACATGTGGTTTGTGGTGGCGACTGAAACCCCGATAGAGCTTACCAATACCCTGGCTGAAATAGAAAATCGCACGGGACTGGCTGTTTTCAACCTGCCAAAGCTGACAGAATATCGGCTGGGGTTTCAGGTGGGATTGGATGAGCAGGGAGGCATCGATACCGTGCCCCTGCCGGAGCGCCCCCCAGCCAAAAATCCCGGACTCCCTGATGAGATCGATCTAAAGATTATTCGTGCCACTCAAGGGGGGCTGCCCCTGGTGGTCGATCCTTACCATCAGATAGCTCGAACAATCGGTATGGAGGTGGAAGCCCTGATTGAGCGCCTTAAGGGGATGCTGGAAAAAACCTGGATCCGGCGCATCGGTGTGGTGCCCAACCACTATCGCCTGGGGCTGAAAGCCAACGGCATGTCGGTTTGGATTTTGCCGGAGGAGCGTATCGATGCGCTTGGCAAGCAGATCGGCGCCCTCGGTTTTGTCAGCCACTGCTATCGTCGCCCCCAGAGGCTGCCCGAGTGGCCCTATAATCTTTTCGTCATGGTTCATGGTCAGGAGCGGGAGGTGGTGACCGCCCGTGTTGAAGAGATTTCCACCCTGCTGGGTGCCCATGACAGGGGCCACCAAATTCTCTACAGCAGCCGCATTCTCAAAAAAACCGGCCTGCGGTTTGGGTAA
- a CDS encoding protein nirF encodes MIIHSHSLSLPPFRLFPPPVIVVLLALFFLPACTPLRGTGDLGIVIERATGGIQIVETSDKSSLFQVAGLGDLSHASAVYSRDERFAYIFGRDGGLSKLDVLTGEVVKRVVQGGNAIGGAISQDGSLVAVSNYTPGGVRVFDAVTLELVADIPAIGADGERSKVVGLVDIPGQRFVFSLFDAGEIWIADLKNPQEPQIQKFLDVGSKPYDALVSGDGRHYIAGLFGEDGLVLLDLWQPEKGVQRILDGYGKGEKKLPVYKMPHLEGWAMAGDLAFLPAIGRHEVLVVRTGTWEEVARIPLQGQPVFAMARPDGRQVWVNFAYPKNDAIQVIDTTSLKVVKTLKPGKGIMHMEFTPRGEHVWVSVRDLDRVEVYHTDRMERIATLPAEKPSGIFFSSRAHRTGL; translated from the coding sequence ATGATTATTCATTCTCATTCCCTAAGCCTCCCCCCTTTCCGGCTCTTCCCTCCCCCTGTGATAGTGGTACTGCTGGCTCTGTTTTTTCTGCCAGCCTGCACCCCTCTGCGGGGTACGGGAGATCTGGGGATCGTCATCGAACGAGCCACCGGGGGCATTCAAATTGTAGAAACCAGCGATAAATCGTCCCTCTTCCAGGTGGCCGGGCTGGGAGACCTTTCCCACGCCTCGGCGGTCTATTCCCGGGATGAACGCTTTGCCTATATCTTTGGCCGGGATGGGGGGCTCAGCAAGCTGGATGTGCTGACCGGAGAAGTGGTCAAACGCGTGGTTCAGGGGGGGAATGCCATCGGTGGGGCGATCTCCCAGGATGGCTCTCTGGTGGCTGTTTCCAACTATACCCCGGGAGGCGTGCGGGTTTTTGATGCCGTCACCCTGGAACTGGTCGCCGACATTCCCGCAATTGGTGCAGATGGGGAGCGTTCCAAGGTGGTGGGGTTGGTGGACATCCCCGGGCAGCGTTTCGTCTTCAGCCTTTTTGATGCGGGTGAAATCTGGATCGCTGATCTGAAAAACCCCCAAGAGCCCCAAATCCAAAAATTTCTCGATGTGGGCTCCAAACCCTATGATGCCCTGGTCTCCGGGGATGGCAGGCACTATATCGCCGGGCTGTTTGGTGAAGATGGTTTGGTACTCCTGGATCTCTGGCAGCCTGAAAAGGGTGTGCAGCGGATTTTGGACGGCTATGGCAAGGGAGAAAAAAAGCTGCCGGTCTATAAGATGCCCCATCTGGAAGGGTGGGCCATGGCTGGGGATTTAGCCTTCCTGCCTGCCATCGGTCGCCACGAAGTGTTGGTGGTTCGCACCGGCACCTGGGAAGAGGTGGCCCGCATTCCCCTGCAAGGACAGCCGGTCTTTGCCATGGCGCGTCCCGATGGCCGCCAGGTGTGGGTCAACTTTGCCTATCCCAAAAATGACGCCATCCAGGTGATCGACACCACCTCTCTCAAGGTGGTCAAAACCCTCAAACCGGGTAAGGGAATCATGCATATGGAGTTTACTCCCCGGGGGGAGCATGTTTGGGTTTCGGTGCGGGATCTGGACCGGGTTGAGGTTTACCATACCGATAGAATGGAGCGGATTGCGACACTTCCGGCGGAAAAACCGAGTGGCATTTTCTTCTCCTCCAGGGCACACCGTACCGGCCTGTAA
- a CDS encoding cytochrome c: MPNPRGAFRGLILFFLLFSTQAQADLSADRQEKLEHLLLHDCGSCHGLTLKGGLGPPLTPGDLTEKPAEFLEEIIFHGMPDMAMPPWGELLTREEIRWLVKRIKSGKTP, from the coding sequence ATGCCAAACCCAAGGGGGGCATTTCGGGGGCTTATCCTGTTTTTTCTGCTGTTTTCCACCCAAGCTCAGGCCGATCTATCGGCTGATCGCCAGGAAAAATTGGAACATCTACTCCTTCATGACTGCGGCTCCTGCCACGGTTTGACCCTGAAGGGGGGGTTGGGGCCACCCCTCACCCCTGGCGATCTCACCGAAAAACCGGCAGAATTTTTGGAAGAGATCATTTTTCACGGCATGCCCGACATGGCTATGCCCCCCTGGGGGGAACTCCTGACCCGGGAGGAAATCCGTTGGCTCGTCAAACGCATCAAGAGTGGAAAAACCCCATGA
- a CDS encoding c-type cytochrome — MDNDMNFRFFFMGVTALLALLTSGIAQAAPPPLSPDGFRQAKKIYFQRCAGCHGVLRKGTTGKPLTPQVALEHGNKYLVNFITYGSPAGMPGWRDTLSKEDIDLLARYLQHDPPPPPEFGLPEIRASWKELVPVSERPTKKMNDLNLGNLFVVTMRDAGQVAIIDGDSKKIISIVDTGFSVHISRFSASGRYLYVIARDARIHLIDLWLEHPDTVAEIKIGMEARSVESSKFKGYEDQLVIGGAYWPPQYVLMDGESLEPLKVVSTRGYTVEGQEYHPEPRVAAIAASHQHPDFVVNVKETGQVLMVNYSDLENLSVTSIGTISSLHDGGWDSSHRYFLGAANIANKIAVIDAKNRKRVALIDVGTIPHPGRGANFVDTQHGPVWATSHLGDETIALIGTDPVNHPKQAWQVVRTLEGQGGGSLFIKTHPSSRNLWVDTPLNPDNDLSQSVAVFNLDDLNEKYQTLPIAQWADLGAGIKRVVQPEYNATGDEVWFSVWNGKSQESAIVVVDDKNRTLKEVIKNKRLITPTAKFNVHNTIHDIY, encoded by the coding sequence ATGGACAACGATATGAATTTCAGGTTTTTTTTCATGGGGGTGACCGCTCTTCTGGCTCTGTTGACCAGCGGAATCGCCCAGGCTGCCCCCCCACCTCTGAGCCCTGATGGCTTTAGACAGGCCAAAAAGATCTATTTTCAACGTTGCGCCGGCTGCCATGGCGTATTGCGCAAAGGGACCACCGGCAAACCTCTCACCCCGCAAGTCGCTCTGGAGCACGGCAACAAATATCTGGTCAATTTTATCACCTACGGCTCTCCGGCAGGCATGCCCGGCTGGCGGGATACCCTGAGCAAGGAAGATATCGACCTCCTCGCCCGCTATCTCCAGCACGACCCTCCGCCACCACCTGAGTTTGGTCTGCCCGAAATTCGCGCCTCCTGGAAAGAACTCGTTCCAGTCAGCGAACGCCCCACCAAAAAGATGAATGACCTCAACCTTGGCAATCTTTTTGTCGTCACCATGCGGGATGCCGGACAAGTGGCCATCATCGACGGCGACTCCAAAAAAATCATCAGCATCGTTGATACCGGCTTTTCCGTTCACATTTCCCGTTTTTCCGCCTCAGGCCGCTATCTCTATGTCATCGCCCGGGATGCCCGGATTCATCTGATTGATCTCTGGCTGGAGCATCCCGACACCGTGGCAGAGATCAAAATCGGTATGGAAGCCCGGTCGGTGGAAAGCTCCAAGTTTAAAGGCTATGAAGATCAACTGGTTATCGGTGGGGCCTACTGGCCGCCCCAATATGTCCTCATGGATGGGGAGAGCCTGGAGCCACTGAAAGTGGTCTCTACCCGGGGGTATACTGTCGAAGGTCAGGAGTACCACCCCGAGCCCCGAGTGGCTGCCATCGCCGCCTCCCATCAGCACCCCGACTTTGTCGTCAACGTCAAGGAGACCGGGCAGGTACTGATGGTGAACTATTCAGATCTGGAAAATCTCAGCGTTACCAGTATCGGCACCATTTCCTCCCTCCACGACGGGGGCTGGGATAGCAGCCATCGCTATTTCCTGGGCGCCGCCAACATCGCCAATAAAATCGCGGTGATCGATGCCAAAAACCGTAAGCGGGTGGCACTGATCGATGTGGGGACCATTCCCCACCCGGGCCGTGGCGCCAACTTTGTCGATACCCAACACGGTCCCGTCTGGGCTACCAGCCATCTGGGGGATGAAACCATCGCCCTGATCGGCACTGATCCGGTCAACCACCCCAAACAAGCCTGGCAGGTGGTCCGTACCCTGGAGGGCCAGGGGGGAGGCTCCCTCTTTATCAAAACCCACCCCTCCTCCCGAAATCTCTGGGTCGATACCCCCCTCAACCCCGACAACGATCTTTCCCAGTCGGTGGCGGTCTTCAACCTGGATGATCTGAACGAAAAATATCAAACCCTGCCCATCGCCCAATGGGCCGATCTGGGGGCTGGGATCAAACGGGTGGTGCAACCGGAATATAACGCCACGGGGGATGAGGTGTGGTTTTCGGTCTGGAACGGCAAAAGCCAGGAATCAGCCATCGTCGTTGTCGATGACAAAAACCGCACCTTGAAAGAGGTCATCAAAAACAAGCGTCTGATCACCCCGACTGCCAAATTCAACGTCCACAACACCATACACGACATCTACTGA
- a CDS encoding 4Fe-4S dicluster domain-containing protein — protein MGETTRRSYGLQTPGTKGVAGTKRYAMVIDLRKCIGCMSCSVACKAEYGVPLGMWRTWVKVADKGRYPNTRRVFMPRLCNHCDYPVCVRNCPTQATFKHEDGFVLQRYNRCIGCRTCMVACPYNARHMLPFKRTDMNLPKMVVDKCTFCIHRVKKGTVTACVQACVGGARIFGDMNDPNSEVARLISRERVSVLKPELGTSPSVYYIAGDWEIMDEVHGYLNRTAQLKEEFNTYKRNHEGDTFADLVEGGDPTMVQIGHHSVGFLKSIPHKAKDVWDAFKLFLFG, from the coding sequence ATGGGTGAGACGACGCGTCGTTCTTACGGTCTCCAGACCCCCGGAACCAAGGGTGTAGCTGGAACCAAAAGATACGCCATGGTGATCGACCTGAGGAAATGCATCGGATGCATGTCCTGTTCGGTCGCCTGCAAAGCGGAATATGGAGTTCCACTGGGCATGTGGCGGACCTGGGTGAAGGTGGCCGACAAGGGCCGCTATCCCAACACCCGACGGGTCTTCATGCCTCGTCTGTGTAATCACTGCGACTATCCGGTCTGTGTGCGCAACTGCCCCACCCAGGCCACCTTCAAGCACGAAGACGGCTTTGTGCTGCAGCGCTACAACCGCTGCATCGGCTGTCGTACCTGCATGGTCGCCTGCCCCTACAACGCCCGGCACATGTTGCCCTTCAAACGGACCGACATGAACCTGCCCAAGATGGTGGTGGACAAGTGTACCTTCTGCATCCACCGGGTGAAAAAAGGGACCGTCACCGCCTGTGTTCAGGCTTGTGTAGGCGGGGCGCGCATCTTTGGCGATATGAATGATCCCAACAGCGAGGTGGCCAGGCTGATTTCCCGGGAACGGGTGTCGGTACTCAAGCCAGAGCTGGGAACTTCTCCTTCGGTCTATTACATTGCCGGTGACTGGGAGATCATGGACGAGGTGCATGGCTACCTCAACCGGACCGCCCAGCTCAAAGAGGAGTTCAATACCTACAAGCGAAACCACGAGGGTGACACCTTTGCCGATCTGGTCGAGGGGGGCGATCCAACTATGGTCCAGATCGGCCATCACTCTGTCGGTTTCCTGAAATCCATTCCGCACAAGGCGAAAGATGTCTGGGACGCCTTCAAGCTGTTCCTCTTCGGGTAA
- the nrfD gene encoding polysulfide reductase NrfD, which yields MQESVVTFNVFHHVAWGTTISVYFWLVGASAGSFVISSFGWVFGIKRYKPLAMTASATAIIMLLMVPILLTWDLGKPLRFIYLLIPGYWHATGPMSWGTVLICVYPMSMLVYSYFVIKNDEFWARALGIVAIILALSTHWYTGVVMELNPGRFLNHTALAPLLFLTGAFISGIGLLILILWVQNMLVAAHKRIDWSLIEEMAQYMMYGLVFDMFLLFLEFMQSTYGNINLVIGHEEVLMGMFKFPYFWLEIVIGLMIPIVILASPLKKVKPAVLTAALLVCVGVYGMRVWWVMGGQYLQSYY from the coding sequence ATGCAAGAGAGCGTGGTTACTTTTAACGTCTTCCATCACGTGGCCTGGGGGACGACCATTTCCGTCTATTTCTGGCTCGTTGGAGCCAGTGCGGGATCATTCGTCATATCGAGCTTCGGCTGGGTTTTTGGCATCAAGCGCTACAAGCCCTTGGCCATGACCGCTTCGGCTACCGCGATCATCATGTTGCTCATGGTGCCCATTCTGCTGACCTGGGATCTGGGTAAGCCTTTGCGCTTTATCTACCTGCTGATACCAGGATATTGGCATGCCACCGGTCCCATGTCCTGGGGTACAGTGCTGATCTGTGTCTATCCCATGTCGATGCTGGTCTACAGTTATTTCGTCATCAAAAATGACGAATTCTGGGCGCGGGCTTTGGGAATCGTCGCAATCATTCTGGCCCTCTCCACCCACTGGTATACCGGTGTGGTGATGGAGCTGAACCCCGGGCGCTTTCTGAACCATACCGCCTTGGCACCACTGCTCTTTTTGACGGGTGCCTTTATCTCCGGTATCGGGCTTTTGATCCTGATCCTCTGGGTTCAAAACATGTTGGTCGCAGCCCACAAGCGGATCGACTGGTCTTTGATCGAGGAGATGGCCCAATACATGATGTACGGCCTGGTCTTCGACATGTTCCTGCTCTTTTTGGAGTTCATGCAATCCACCTACGGCAACATCAACCTGGTGATCGGTCATGAAGAAGTGCTGATGGGCATGTTCAAGTTTCCCTATTTCTGGTTGGAAATCGTCATCGGCCTGATGATTCCCATCGTCATCCTCGCATCCCCGCTGAAGAAAGTTAAGCCCGCTGTGCTGACTGCTGCCCTGTTGGTTTGCGTCGGCGTCTACGGCATGCGTGTCTGGTGGGTTATGGGTGGCCAGTATCTGCAGTCTTACTATTGA
- a CDS encoding molybdopterin-dependent oxidoreductase: MAGIHRRNFLKMGAAVTTAVAANPSLVQAMELQLGGSDYHQIRTFHPRLRKPLLCTMCPFFDGGYSYSEAGQVMKTEGNPDHYATRGKFCTKGLSSLFSVTDPDRILAPMKRVGPRGSGQWKEITWEEAIAQVSEKISANLDNPDSIHLNEGGFKDGATLRFMDTIGSKSVVRSRIPSIGCAAKQTALKEVMGVNYAIPDLEHAKYVLNFGANIMETAFPLAQRLTDGIVNNRLKLVTFDVRMSNTAGRSDEWVPVFPGSDGIIALAMANLILQKGLADTEFIDNWTNQSSESLTELLAPYTMEKAAQASGVAAKTLESITLEFAKWKPGAIFSLNGATWHENGLETESAILLLAAISGNVEVEGGLCLPRQFDMANVTPAPDPAGSEADRMRYNYTFPFEVKEGKQKVSVLFNHMSNPAYSSPAASIWREVLKDEALVPFVVDFSPFMSETAELADLILPDVVNVERHDAASSPTSLKQWASMTVPAFKARGQAQDVRETLKAIVKSIDADGSREMAQYWAFKNAKDWVKKEIYKTDGLGKKAYKKMRKSGVWPILGKLDPANRQITKGGKAVKGEYGLHKASGFPTPSGKMELRNPSWSPNPKHKDLGEGQFVLTTYKVAYHTLSMTSNLKLLSELWHSNPLWINKQTAKALGIGDGELVRVTSDVGYLVTRAWATQGIHPKVVGISTSVGRTAYGRVAKADSTAHEPFADPGQQDLDIDDNLWWRDGGVNPNDIIPLAIDPESGVQAWNDTVVAVAPAKPGDQYGEIKVDNEKHVAIYKKRLG, translated from the coding sequence ATGGCAGGAATACACAGACGTAACTTCCTGAAAATGGGCGCCGCGGTTACCACGGCGGTTGCGGCCAACCCCTCCCTCGTGCAGGCCATGGAATTGCAGCTCGGGGGCAGCGACTATCACCAGATCAGGACCTTCCACCCCAGGCTGCGCAAGCCCCTGCTCTGCACCATGTGCCCCTTCTTCGATGGCGGTTACAGCTATTCGGAAGCCGGGCAGGTGATGAAGACCGAGGGCAACCCGGACCACTATGCCACGCGCGGCAAGTTTTGCACCAAGGGACTCTCTTCCCTCTTCAGCGTGACCGATCCCGACCGGATTTTGGCCCCGATGAAACGGGTGGGGCCCAGAGGTTCGGGCCAGTGGAAAGAGATCACCTGGGAGGAAGCGATTGCTCAGGTCTCGGAAAAAATCAGCGCCAACCTCGACAATCCCGACAGCATCCATCTCAACGAAGGGGGCTTTAAGGACGGCGCTACCCTGCGTTTCATGGATACCATCGGTTCCAAGTCGGTGGTTCGCAGCCGCATCCCCTCCATCGGATGCGCCGCCAAGCAGACCGCCCTGAAAGAGGTCATGGGCGTCAACTATGCTATCCCTGATTTGGAACACGCCAAATATGTGCTCAATTTTGGCGCCAACATCATGGAAACGGCGTTCCCGCTGGCACAGCGGTTGACCGATGGTATCGTCAACAACCGGCTGAAGCTGGTCACCTTCGACGTCCGTATGTCCAATACGGCCGGTCGTAGCGACGAATGGGTTCCGGTCTTTCCAGGCAGCGATGGCATCATTGCGCTGGCCATGGCCAACCTGATCCTTCAGAAAGGCCTGGCAGATACCGAATTTATCGATAACTGGACCAACCAATCCAGCGAATCCCTGACTGAACTCCTGGCTCCCTACACCATGGAAAAGGCGGCTCAGGCCAGTGGCGTAGCCGCCAAGACCCTGGAGAGCATCACCCTTGAGTTTGCCAAATGGAAGCCCGGAGCGATCTTCAGCCTGAACGGTGCCACTTGGCACGAGAACGGCTTGGAGACCGAATCGGCCATTCTCCTGCTGGCCGCCATCTCCGGCAACGTCGAGGTGGAAGGCGGGCTCTGCCTACCCCGTCAATTCGACATGGCTAACGTCACGCCAGCCCCCGACCCTGCTGGCAGCGAAGCGGATCGGATGCGCTATAACTATACCTTCCCCTTCGAGGTGAAGGAGGGGAAACAGAAGGTGTCGGTGCTGTTCAACCACATGAGCAACCCGGCCTACTCCTCCCCGGCGGCGAGCATCTGGCGGGAGGTGCTGAAGGACGAAGCGCTGGTTCCCTTCGTTGTCGACTTCAGCCCCTTCATGAGTGAGACTGCTGAGCTTGCGGATCTGATTCTACCCGATGTGGTCAACGTCGAGCGCCATGACGCGGCAAGCAGCCCGACCTCTCTCAAGCAGTGGGCCTCCATGACCGTCCCCGCCTTCAAGGCCAGAGGTCAGGCCCAGGATGTTCGGGAAACCCTCAAGGCAATCGTCAAATCGATCGATGCCGACGGCTCCCGTGAGATGGCCCAGTACTGGGCCTTCAAGAATGCCAAGGATTGGGTCAAGAAGGAGATCTACAAGACCGACGGTTTGGGTAAGAAGGCTTATAAGAAGATGCGCAAATCCGGGGTCTGGCCCATACTCGGCAAGCTTGATCCCGCTAATCGGCAGATCACCAAGGGCGGCAAGGCGGTCAAAGGGGAGTATGGTTTGCACAAGGCTTCCGGTTTTCCCACACCTTCCGGAAAAATGGAGTTGCGCAATCCCTCCTGGTCTCCCAACCCCAAGCATAAGGATCTGGGGGAAGGGCAGTTCGTGCTGACCACCTACAAAGTGGCCTACCACACCCTCTCCATGACCAGCAACCTCAAGCTGCTGTCGGAGCTGTGGCACTCCAACCCGCTCTGGATCAACAAGCAGACTGCCAAGGCGCTGGGTATCGGAGATGGTGAACTGGTGCGGGTGACCAGCGATGTGGGTTATCTGGTAACCCGAGCCTGGGCGACCCAAGGGATTCACCCCAAGGTGGTGGGCATCTCCACCTCCGTGGGGCGCACCGCCTACGGTCGGGTAGCCAAGGCCGACTCGACGGCCCATGAGCCTTTTGCCGATCCCGGGCAGCAGGATCTCGATATTGATGACAACCTCTGGTGGCGGGATGGTGGCGTCAATCCCAACGATATCATCCCTCTGGCCATAGATCCGGAAAGCGGGGTACAGGCCTGGAACGATACCGTGGTGGCGGTTGCCCCTGCAAAGCCGGGAGATCAATACGGTGAAATCAAGGTGGACAATGAAAAGCACGTGGCCATCTATAAAAAGCGGTTGGGATAG
- a CDS encoding NapC/NirT family cytochrome c — MDYDAYKPIGDVSTDMEDYNPSEPYDPGLFNVTVGCAECHAYPYEEYKASPHGENERGVEPGCMGCHNAHSVREILMWKFFYVNQGGLGETPFHAISSTLRDIPAWEDLRIELAKRVREEMVAEDSVKCKNCHKPKSKWFNKIERHQENIKTLKKTCVECHYNIVHKSVKWHEDDTRGMKK; from the coding sequence GTGGACTATGACGCTTACAAACCAATTGGCGATGTGAGCACGGATATGGAGGATTACAACCCCTCCGAACCCTATGATCCCGGCCTCTTCAACGTCACCGTCGGTTGTGCCGAGTGTCACGCCTATCCTTATGAAGAGTACAAGGCTTCGCCCCATGGTGAGAATGAACGGGGAGTTGAGCCAGGCTGTATGGGGTGTCACAACGCCCACAGCGTACGGGAAATCCTCATGTGGAAGTTTTTCTATGTGAACCAGGGTGGACTGGGAGAGACTCCCTTCCACGCCATATCCAGTACCCTGAGGGATATCCCGGCTTGGGAAGACTTGCGCATCGAATTGGCCAAACGGGTACGCGAGGAGATGGTCGCCGAGGATTCGGTCAAGTGTAAAAACTGCCACAAGCCCAAGAGCAAATGGTTCAACAAGATCGAGCGTCACCAGGAAAACATCAAAACCCTCAAAAAGACCTGTGTGGAGTGTCACTACAACATCGTTCACAAGAGTGTGAAGTGGCATGAGGACGATACCCGAGGGATGAAAAAATAA
- a CDS encoding cytochrome c has protein sequence MKSVTLKLVLLGLFWIGVTTATSALADGHEGHRIPDAPAEWLAKTNPYKVDEVDAKFIKKTGRLFKRKCAKCHGIKGDGQGYKAEFFTIKPAAFANPGYMAGRQDGQLAWIITKGSPDTEMKPFGPESDVGLKEDEIWRLITFLRKSFTN, from the coding sequence ATGAAATCGGTCACTCTGAAGCTTGTTTTACTGGGTCTGTTTTGGATAGGGGTCACCACCGCCACGAGTGCCTTGGCGGATGGTCATGAAGGGCATCGGATTCCGGATGCGCCAGCGGAGTGGCTGGCCAAAACAAATCCCTACAAGGTCGATGAGGTGGATGCCAAATTTATCAAAAAGACCGGGCGGCTATTCAAGCGCAAGTGCGCCAAGTGTCATGGCATCAAAGGGGATGGTCAGGGGTATAAGGCGGAATTTTTCACGATCAAGCCGGCTGCTTTTGCCAATCCGGGCTATATGGCCGGGCGTCAAGATGGGCAACTTGCCTGGATCATTACCAAAGGTAGCCCTGATACTGAGATGAAACCCTTTGGCCCCGAATCGGATGTGGGTTTGAAAGAGGATGAAATCTGGCGGCTGATCACTTTCCTGCGCAAGAGCTTTACCAACTGA